gggccacactcgttttcaaggggagataattagaaattaatgaaaaatttcgagaaattttcaaaaatcttcttctcaagaaccagaaagccaggaaagctgaaacttgtgtggaagcatcctcaggtagtgtagattcaaagttgtaaaattcatgatccctggatgtagggtggggccacaatggggggtcgaagttttacataggaatatatagagtaaatctttaaaaatcttcttctcagaaactaatcagcccggaaagctgaaaattgtgtggaagcatcctgaggtagtgtagattcaaagttgtgaaaatcatgacccccaggggtagggtggggccacatggggggtcgaagttttacataggaatatatagagtaaatctttgaaaatcttcttctcagaaactaatcagccaggaaagctgaaactcgtgtggaagcatcctcaggcagtgtagattcaaagttgtgaaattcatgatccctgggggtagggtggggcacaatggggggtcgaagttgtacataggaatatatagagtaaatctttaaaaatcttcttctcagaaactaaacagccaggaaagctgaaacttgtgtggaagcatcctcaggtagtgtagattcaaagttgtgaaaatcatgacccccaggggtagggtgaggccacaatgggggggatgttaaagttttacaaaggaatatatagagtaaatctttgaaaatcctcttctcaaaaactaatcagccaggaaagctgaaacttgtgtggaagtatcctcaggtagtgtagattcaaagttgtgaaaatcatgacccccgggggtagggtggggccacaatggggtggtcgaagttttacataggaatatatagagtaaatctttaaaattcttcttctcagaaactaaacagccaggaaagctgaaacttatgtggaagcatcctcaggtagtgcagattcaaagttgtgaaaatcatgatccctgggggtagggtggggcacaatggagggtcgaagttttacataggaatatatagagtaaatctttaaaattcttcttctcagaaaataatcagccaggaaagctgaaacttgtgtggaagcatcctcaggcagtgtagattcaaagttgtgaaaatcatgatccctgggggtagggtgaggccacatggggggggggtgttaaagttttacatagaaatatagagtaaatctttgaaaatcttcttctcagaaactaatcagccaggaaagctgaaacttgtgtggaagcaccctcaggtagtgttgattcaaagttgtgaaaatcatgacccccaggggtagggtggggccacaatgggctggtcgaagttttacataggaatatatagagtaaatctttaaaaatcttcttctcagaaactaatcagccaggaaagctgaaacttatgtggaagcatcctcaggtagtgcagattcaaagttgtgaaaatcatgatccctgggggtagggtggggcacaatggagggtcgaagttttacataggaatatatagagtaaatctttaaaattcttcttctcagaaactaaacagccaggaaagctgaaacttgtgttgaagtatcctcaggtagtgcagattcaaagttgtgaaaacatgatcccttggggtagggtgaggccacatgggggggtgttaaagttttacaaaggaatatatagagtaaatattttaaaatcttcttctcagaaactaatcagccagatgattctttataattgttaagactttggctccaggacaattcttcggcctcacaagaaggttaagagtttgatgtagcttaatatcccatatataaacaattgtaaaggatctttttgaggactgcaatactcaacatgtgatatgactataaaatcatcctgttagaaaagggacttatgattataaacataagaatatccaggggggaaaatggattttatttttacaggatctacatgtattattgtacattgtccagattgtttgtattctgacttcattaagctgattttatcatacccattgttcctcaggtgagcgatgtggcccatgggcctcttgtttaacttTTTAACTGCGGAGAGGATTTCTTCCTCGGTTATAGTACTATCAAGAATCTCACAACTAGTTTCCTCACACTCAAAACTTGGTTGCTCCATATTATAACTATCGTTGGGTTTAGTTTCATTCCTACTCCGCAAAAAACATACATATCATCAATATTGACAGAGCATTTACTAACTTGATcagattgatttaaaattttccaaaagTCTCTACTATTTTTActgtgaagatttttttaatttctgtgatAAATTGGCCTTGTAATCTTTAACACATCGGTCTAAAGTTGTcttgttttatgatatatttgaacacgctccgaccgaaataaTCACCTCATTATTaattaagtaataaggaatcctTCTTTGAatattgaagtaaaaattccagttgtagacctaaaatgaatgtggtaatcgttagaaactgtttatttatgcttaaaatgaataagaagatagacatatcagcttgaaaaagatttttaactaGTATATTTGacctatttaaacaaaaacagggcacgagccttgtttacatgacgaagaattgtgagccctgtatcttgcttaaaacttatcaactggcacccaaatttcatttgatcgttagaaatgcattcctaaagtgttgtaaataataataacagaaaaataacatttgaccaaaatcgtgaccatgcccctttaacatgCAACATGCAAGTTATCTCGGATGTTGTTATAAATAACTTGCAcggttaacataattatctcgCATGTTGACGGGATcatcttgcatgttgacataattttcttgcatgttgacataatttatcTTGTATGTAGGACGCGGAAATATGGGtatatttaataattcattATACCCATATAAAAACTATATAGATTCTCTTTAAAGATTTGAAACAGGCGTGTGAAAATAATTATCAAGCACGTAGACATAGTTATCTTGCAAGTAGACATAACATGTAGATAGTGCTCATAGGTACCAGAAaacatcaaagtactgaagcactgaaagccgggctcttttggcgTGTCTTtaattatgcatattgtgtagtaaagactgaaaatctctcaatctctctctctctctctctctcatgcttttaatgtcggcaaggcgtcagagagcgaccaaattttgtaagcggctataaacaaaaatatgtctgtctagtagaaaaaagttcaacagttgctgccttgaattttgcagcaagcgttatatattcaatcctcatttcttcaacgcgcagcaaagttgttcataaaaattcatgcgcattgtatgtgtccaaaatgtatagtcatgttttcaaaacacgttACTAAtaggaaaactaaaaaagatagacaattctcccgaaattaaaaaaaaaagaaacaaaatgccatcacttttgacaaaacgtggctctttgtgtaactatttggtatagcggaagcttttactttgacgctgtttggttttttgtttacttttgaagttgttctatttatagtaacattggcgatttgcctggctatagccaggactctgcttttagcagagcccggctaaaaatataacttttcatttgtttaaaaatatccaGCTGATGGTAGCCAGCCATCATGTTCGGGAGGTAACTCTGGCCATTCTTTTGGGGGAGGACCTCATTTTGAGACGGAATTCTCATTACAAAACCAGTCAAAAAATCTCCACAATCAAAAAGATAGACAGCCATTTGTCAGGTAACTAGCTATGCCtatatttgtaaatcatttaaTTGCACATTACAGATTAATTTTAAgaagctactacatgtattcatatttgGATATACAGTGGATTTATGTGTTCTTGAGAATGTCATATTCCTATAATCTGGCGTTCGTTCGCTTTATAGAAATGGCATGATTCAagatttaatattatattaatgtCGTTGTTTTATTTATCGATTTCATACGAAAATAGTGACCACCCAACCTTTGAAGATCTGAATCCACCTTCCTACTCATTCAGTGATCAGAGATATCGAGGTAATGATGAAAGGACAGTAGAAGATGAAGATGAAGAACAGAATTCTAAAGGAGATCTAGGTAAATAAGACTGTTTCTGCGTGTCAATGAAGAAGTATTGTTCTCTATGACATGTCAAAGGTTGCAATATTCGATCTTTTCCATTTGTgttgtataaatattcatttgtataaattttcatttgtattctataattttccatttgtattgtataaattttcaattgtattttataatttttcatttgtattgtataaatattcatttgtattgcATGATTTTCCATTTGCAttctataatttttcatttgtactgtataattttcatttgtattctataattttccatttgtattgtatatatattcatttgtattgtatgattttctatttgtattctatgattttcatttgtattttataattttccatttgtattgtataaaattaatattcatttgtattgcATCATTTTCCATTTGCAttctataatttttcatttgtattgtatgattttctatttgtattctaTAGTTTTCCATTGCGttctataattttccatttgtactgtataattttaattttattgtataaatattcatttgtattgaatgatttctatttgtattctttaattttccatttgtattctatagttttcaatttattttttatgatgctccatttgtattgtataaatattcatttgtaatgcatatttatctatttgtattctataattatacatcacaaatgaaaaattatacaatactaATGGAAAActatacaataaaaatagaaaattatacaatacaaatagaaaattatacaatacaaatgcatatttataaaatacaaattgaaaaactaatggaaaattataaaatacaaatagaaaaattatacaatacaaatcgaaaattatacaatacaaatgaatatttatacataaaaatggaaaattatagcatacaaatgaaatcaatacaatgtaaatggaaaatcatacaatacatatgaatatatatacaatacaaatggaaaagatCGAATATTGCAACGTTTGACATGCCTTAGttctttgttaaaattatatgaaacattattatGTTACAGTTATAGAAGAATCAAATGATGAGGAATTGAGCCATGGACAATGCAAATCAGAAACAAAAGAATCACGTTCTGATGAACTTgcatttgaatataaattaggaaatattgttttaactGATAATCTGATAAATAATACGAATTCTCCAAAGAGTACTAGTAAGTTGCACAATACcttataaatgatatttatagtaCGTGTGTATTGGAAAAAAATCGTCGATTGGTGTCAAACACGCTCGTAATTTAATTGCATTGCAAATGGAACTTCATTTGAATACTGagtttttaattaagtttttagatcacctgagtcactcaagTGACCTGATTGCTATttgtcttcgtccgtcgtcgtgcgtcgtcctttgtgcattaacaattttacacttttaactTCTTGtaaactacaaggccaattgttaccatgtttggtgtgaagcatctctagaGTAAGAAAATCTTAATTGTGAAGTTTATGGCTTTGCCACTCTCGGGGCCTCATAGGTGgagccaaatatgcaaaaaagacAAAGTTTTAAAAGGTCTTTTCTTACACATGtgggaaaaaaaactaaatgcatggttatgatgtccatgaagccctctacaaaaattgtgaaattcatggcccgaCAGTCAGGGGTACAGATCCTTGGGCGAGGCCAATAttgccatatagtaaaaatgcatttaatcaTAGAAAATCTTTTTGTCCACGAAGTCCTTTGtctaagttgtttaaaaatactTGGTCCCTGGATTAGGGGTTCAAGTATTTAGGTTCAGGCCCTAGGGTGGAGCCAATGTTTTCTTTTGAACTATTACAGTCGTGGGAGATAAAGTCATGCATTGTTATTTTGTTCATAATGTCTTGATATATAAATGCCTTAGCCATGGGGCAGAAGTTTAGACTTTGTATTGGTGGTGGGGGGATATAAATATGGAGATatattgaacatgtatttttacgTAAGGTAATTGCAATGTGTGatttattccaattttaaattcttttgaaaCCTACATGGCAAATTGTCACTtgacaatattgaattaaatatgtGTTCTTCTTAAGAAAGTCTAGTTTAATATCCTGTGCGTTGTATACTTGTAGAAATAGGCTACATGCATTTTGTACGCATTATAACTAAAACaaactgtaaatattttttcaaatgccTATTTAAAAAGGCCAGCGTGTCTCTTATTaccaaaacttttaaatgttGCCTCTGGGGCTAAGGTATAGAT
The nucleotide sequence above comes from Magallana gigas chromosome 2, xbMagGiga1.1, whole genome shotgun sequence. Encoded proteins:
- the LOC117681334 gene encoding uncharacterized protein produces the protein MFSSNTPAPKTADGSQPSCSGGNSGHSFGGGPHFETEFSLQNQSKNLHNQKDRQPFVSDHPTFEDLNPPSYSFSDQRYRGNDERTVEDEDEEQNSKGDLVIEESNDEELSHGQCKSETKESRSDELAFEYKLGNIVLTDNLINNTNSPKSTRTPLRSPMLTTASGSDQHSKDRAFSGDPKVASSGFKIPIPQPPHANHVQDVGKILDDGIQSSNRGNKSAASFGGDPQFCTVSQFQKQSKHPHDNRAFARYENCDRSTFEDLNQTPNSFSDQKYREPPKE